One window of the uncultured Paludibaculum sp. genome contains the following:
- a CDS encoding response regulator yields the protein MPESSARLLIVDDEAPLMRALCETLETKGYSTLGFTSASAALAALREESFDVVLTDLMMPEMDGISVLNEAFKIDPNLVGIVMTGHGSVNTAVDALKTGAVDYILKPFKLSAILPVLTRALSARRLRMENVELREAIGLHELSIAIAFARDSEAVLQKVADAAFVQSRARALSVLLFSEPGTASSPQRSDEGLYVAAVRGTGMEHFAGMRLPLSLGLQQWAAKLHELSGDLGVLLLQDELGGLPRGVSVPMQYGGTLVGILHFEPVSANRPFTMGQQKALSILAGTGAAALAAAFGVERLRAAEARYRRLAEDAPDVVARFEMQPVLHCSYVNPAIEGVSGYRPEEFYADSELMINVAHPDDRALARRTLQAELPKAPAVTLRWLHRNGAVSWVEQRSALVHNRRGELVAIEMVCRDITERRNLEEQLRHSQRLEAIGKLTAGVAHDFNNLLTIINGYCALALSEVAPTAATWRKLDEIKKAGDQAANMTNRLLAFSRKQATQPRVVNLSNVLREMEQMIARIVGDSVHVSTTILQEANPVRIDPTQAQQVILNLAVNARDAMSGSGKLDFEIAELAWHEARALVPDIAPGTYVLFAVSDTGSGMTPEVKERIFEPFFTTKEVGRGTGLGLATVRGIVEQSGGSIRIDSRPGLGTRFSILLPRSSDASEALRVESTAFSAGHGTVLLVEDDAGVRSLSTEVLTSAGYVVLAAGDGPAAVSLAERHANQINLLVTDMNLPGISGATVAEKVRRLVPNVRVLFTSGSMDLASSTLDVKSLAEAEFLEKPFTPAGLSKKVHVILNA from the coding sequence GTGCCAGAGAGCTCCGCGAGACTGCTCATCGTCGACGATGAGGCGCCCCTCATGCGCGCCCTCTGCGAGACTCTTGAGACGAAGGGTTACTCTACGTTGGGGTTCACTTCCGCCAGTGCCGCATTGGCGGCGTTGCGGGAGGAATCGTTCGACGTCGTCCTGACAGACCTGATGATGCCCGAGATGGACGGGATCTCCGTTTTGAACGAGGCATTCAAAATCGATCCGAACCTCGTTGGCATTGTCATGACCGGCCACGGATCTGTGAATACCGCGGTCGATGCCCTGAAGACCGGAGCCGTTGACTACATCCTCAAGCCATTCAAGCTTTCCGCCATTCTGCCCGTGCTGACGCGGGCGCTCTCGGCGCGACGTCTGCGGATGGAAAACGTCGAGCTGCGTGAAGCAATCGGGCTCCACGAATTGAGCATTGCGATCGCCTTCGCCAGGGATTCCGAAGCGGTTCTGCAGAAGGTGGCCGACGCCGCGTTCGTGCAAAGCCGGGCCCGAGCTCTGTCCGTCCTGCTGTTCTCTGAGCCTGGTACGGCCTCCTCCCCGCAACGCTCGGACGAAGGGCTATACGTGGCGGCCGTGCGCGGCACCGGTATGGAGCACTTCGCCGGAATGCGTTTGCCTTTGAGCCTCGGACTGCAACAGTGGGCTGCCAAGCTCCACGAACTATCCGGTGATCTCGGCGTGCTACTCCTGCAGGACGAGTTGGGAGGCCTGCCGCGCGGCGTTTCCGTCCCCATGCAATATGGGGGGACCTTGGTGGGGATCCTGCACTTTGAGCCCGTCAGCGCGAACCGTCCGTTTACTATGGGGCAGCAGAAGGCCCTCAGCATCCTTGCCGGTACGGGTGCGGCGGCGCTCGCGGCCGCGTTCGGCGTCGAACGGCTGCGCGCGGCCGAAGCGCGCTACCGGCGCCTGGCTGAAGACGCACCCGACGTCGTCGCCCGCTTCGAAATGCAGCCCGTGCTGCATTGCTCCTATGTGAATCCGGCCATTGAAGGAGTCTCCGGCTACAGACCGGAGGAGTTTTACGCCGATTCGGAACTGATGATCAACGTCGCCCATCCCGACGACCGGGCTTTGGCTCGCAGGACGCTCCAGGCTGAGCTGCCTAAAGCACCGGCCGTCACGCTACGCTGGCTGCACAGAAACGGCGCCGTAAGCTGGGTGGAACAACGTAGCGCCCTGGTCCACAATCGCCGCGGAGAGCTCGTGGCAATCGAGATGGTCTGCCGCGATATCACTGAGCGGCGAAACCTCGAAGAGCAACTGCGCCACTCGCAGCGGCTGGAGGCCATCGGCAAACTGACCGCCGGCGTGGCCCACGATTTCAATAACCTCCTGACGATTATCAATGGCTACTGTGCGCTCGCGTTGAGCGAAGTGGCGCCTACCGCGGCCACCTGGCGGAAGTTGGATGAGATCAAGAAGGCGGGCGATCAAGCCGCGAACATGACGAATCGCCTGTTGGCCTTCAGCCGCAAGCAGGCAACCCAGCCGCGCGTCGTAAACCTATCCAATGTGCTACGCGAAATGGAGCAGATGATCGCACGCATTGTCGGCGATTCGGTGCATGTTTCCACGACGATTCTGCAGGAAGCGAATCCAGTCCGGATCGATCCAACACAGGCACAGCAGGTGATTCTGAATCTGGCCGTAAATGCCAGGGACGCCATGTCCGGTAGCGGGAAACTCGACTTCGAAATCGCCGAGCTCGCGTGGCATGAGGCGCGCGCCCTTGTTCCGGACATTGCCCCAGGCACCTATGTGCTATTCGCTGTTAGCGATACCGGCAGCGGCATGACGCCGGAGGTGAAGGAACGGATCTTCGAGCCGTTCTTCACAACGAAGGAGGTTGGTCGGGGCACCGGCTTGGGATTGGCCACTGTCCGTGGCATCGTTGAGCAGAGCGGAGGATCCATTCGCATCGACAGCCGGCCGGGCCTGGGTACCCGGTTTAGTATTCTCCTGCCTCGCTCCAGCGATGCCTCCGAAGCCTTGCGGGTAGAGAGCACGGCGTTCTCCGCCGGCCATGGAACCGTCCTGCTGGTGGAAGACGACGCGGGCGTGCGATCCCTCAGCACGGAAGTCCTGACCAGCGCAGGGTACGTGGTCCTTGCCGCCGGCGACGGCCCCGCCGCCGTGAGTCTGGCGGAACGGCATGCGAATCAGATCAACCTGCTCGTCACCGACATGAACCTGCCTGGGATATCAGGCGCCACCGTGGCCGAAAAGGTCCGGCGGCTCGTACCGAATGTCAGGGTGCTGTTTACTTCGGGCTCCATGGATCTGGCGTCATCCACCCTGGATGTGAAATCACTGGCTGAAGCCGAGTTCCTGGAAAAGCCATTCACGCCAGCCGGGCTCTCGAAGAAAGTGCACGTCATCCTGAACGCCTGA
- a CDS encoding class II aldolase/adducin family protein, translating into MKSADLKGLKVICAEDVEAAARSGAKELLVRENAVFTPAAQDLVSTHQMKLSTGAAAAAGPATSGTGAYGAGAPAVTGAVVGAGTQWETLFHSPEAEAIKAEIVHAGHKLWARQYVDGNGGNISYRIGEDAVICTPTLISKGDLTPQDLCIVDLKGNQLYGARPRTSEILLHLEIYKAVPAAKGVVHCHPPHATAYAITGRVPPNCVIPEYEVFVGSIAVSHYETPGTQKFAETVVPYVRTHNTVLLGNHGIVCWADTVTHAEWYAEVVETYCHTLLIASQLGAPISQIPAAKATDLLAIKQKLGIPDARFGLDECQVCDVMKPETPISLPPRPGAGGLKPPAAEGEDMESLVQSVADAVLAALNKKSS; encoded by the coding sequence ATGAAGAGTGCGGATCTGAAGGGTCTGAAGGTGATCTGCGCCGAAGACGTAGAGGCAGCGGCCCGGTCGGGTGCAAAAGAGCTGCTGGTCCGCGAAAACGCCGTCTTTACACCCGCAGCCCAGGACCTGGTGTCCACGCATCAGATGAAGCTCAGCACGGGTGCGGCAGCGGCCGCTGGCCCGGCGACTTCGGGCACTGGGGCATACGGGGCAGGGGCTCCGGCGGTTACAGGCGCAGTAGTCGGCGCGGGCACGCAATGGGAAACGTTGTTCCACTCACCCGAAGCGGAAGCCATCAAGGCGGAGATCGTTCATGCCGGGCACAAGCTATGGGCACGGCAGTACGTCGACGGCAATGGCGGGAACATCAGCTATCGAATCGGCGAAGATGCCGTCATCTGCACGCCCACCCTCATCAGCAAGGGCGACCTGACCCCACAGGACCTCTGCATCGTCGATCTCAAGGGCAATCAACTTTATGGGGCGCGCCCGCGCACCAGTGAGATTCTGCTGCACCTGGAGATCTACAAGGCCGTTCCGGCGGCCAAAGGCGTAGTGCACTGCCATCCGCCGCACGCCACTGCCTATGCGATCACCGGACGGGTACCTCCCAACTGCGTGATCCCCGAGTACGAAGTGTTTGTGGGCAGCATCGCGGTTTCGCATTACGAGACGCCTGGTACGCAGAAGTTCGCGGAGACCGTGGTGCCCTATGTGCGGACACACAATACCGTGCTGCTGGGTAATCACGGCATCGTCTGCTGGGCCGACACGGTGACACACGCCGAGTGGTATGCGGAGGTCGTGGAGACCTACTGCCACACGCTGCTGATCGCCAGCCAGCTCGGAGCACCCATCTCGCAGATACCGGCCGCCAAGGCGACCGACCTCCTGGCCATCAAACAAAAGTTGGGCATCCCCGACGCCCGCTTTGGGCTGGACGAGTGCCAGGTGTGTGACGTGATGAAGCCGGAAACGCCCATCTCGTTGCCGCCGCGTCCCGGCGCGGGAGGGCTCAAGCCGCCCGCAGCCGAGGGCGAGGACATGGAATCACTGGTGCAGAGCGTCGCCGACGCCGTTCTTGCCGCGCTGAATAAGAAGTCCAGCTAA
- a CDS encoding DeoR/GlpR family DNA-binding transcription regulator has translation MKAAGRLLKIREILESQEFVDLETLCGLLNASESTVRRDLSLLEKDSFLKRVHGGALALQTHDQLLDYTWQSGRMAEEKRRIAKVTAGLVDDGQTILLDGGSTAAAVARELTARSLHVLTNSLAIAEVFEQSRQIELTLTGGYLYPRLRVMLGQLCEQMLASVKADVLIMGIGGVTETGFSNNNTLLVGSERRMLEASRRVILVADHTKFGRAAMVPLAPLDVADIVISDTELGPEYQQMLEAHGVKVLLA, from the coding sequence ATGAAAGCGGCGGGACGCCTGCTCAAAATCCGAGAGATCCTGGAATCGCAGGAGTTCGTCGACCTGGAGACGTTGTGCGGCTTGCTCAACGCCTCCGAGTCGACCGTCCGGCGCGATTTGAGTCTTTTGGAGAAAGACAGCTTCCTGAAGCGTGTCCATGGGGGCGCCCTGGCCCTGCAGACGCACGACCAGTTGCTCGACTACACGTGGCAGAGCGGCCGCATGGCGGAAGAGAAGCGGCGGATCGCCAAGGTGACCGCGGGTCTGGTCGACGATGGGCAGACCATTCTGCTGGACGGCGGGTCGACGGCGGCCGCCGTAGCCAGGGAACTCACCGCCCGCTCGCTGCACGTCCTGACAAACTCACTGGCCATTGCCGAGGTGTTCGAACAGTCGCGCCAGATCGAATTGACGCTCACCGGCGGCTACCTGTATCCCCGGCTGCGCGTGATGCTGGGCCAGTTGTGTGAGCAGATGCTGGCCAGCGTTAAGGCGGACGTGCTGATCATGGGCATCGGCGGCGTGACGGAGACCGGATTCAGCAACAACAACACGCTGCTGGTGGGCTCGGAGCGCAGGATGCTGGAAGCCTCCCGCCGTGTGATTCTCGTCGCTGACCATACGAAGTTCGGCCGGGCCGCGATGGTGCCGCTGGCGCCGCTGGATGTCGCCGATATCGTCATCTCCGACACCGAACTCGGCCCGGAGTACCAGCAGATGCTGGAAGCGCACGGTGTTAAGGTCTTGCTGGCCTAA
- a CDS encoding M1 family aminopeptidase: MDVRRALAAVGGLLVVLAVSSAQQEPAARAGNYTADRPVDFLHMKLEYQFTTKDMLARTAEARVTFTLTPIANPVKSLRLNAVDMRILDTQVDGKTVPFNYDDKELEVPLATPLEVGRQADVTVHFRVERPDRGLHFVLPNPSDPTKQTVVYTMGEGMDARHWLPAHDWPNERWTSDIFVTTPKGFTAVAYGKLIGSEPAGDTVTWHWKSDAPTDPHMIGFAVGRYVKLEDNWHGKPVLAFVPAGKEAAGRYTFRRVPQILDFYAALTGIDYPYDSFAHAAVTDHHHRGMEHAGFSMIDPEMFSAGPNDDGLEPLEPGWPGYTIETNLVAHMLAHSWFGGIASYRNASQGWLNEGFGTYLHMAWAGHADNEAVFVSLMRGAAQSLAFSDSSETGRPMVWRQFNMPMEVFQYDGGKIYWKGAWIVHMLRNQLGEKVFWGGVKDYLNEHRWGSVETADLRRALEKASGRDLEQFFDQWIYGKGIPRLQAAYRWDPVKKVATLTLRQTQRIAADAPAFSLPVELYFHVGGKDEYRTVQIDRDAQDYPFAFEAAPDAFAVDPGGKLLCALAGETPRAMLEWLAVNGPTSLARIRAAEALGGQAADSSIAALSQVVLSSNTLWPVRQVAANALGRLQMPEAAKALLDAEKTGIAEPRVLGAVLSALAAYPFNVQAHQVLNRYATAHADTKIQAMATRQLGRMKASTELEKASLTLLLASAKSSPRPMVRVAAIQSLEQADAVAAYETISSLAGRPGDPNIRGRAMAALGALGRDEKLRDRTLTALAGWLDDPDFAVRPAAARALGRLGDPRALAPLNAAAGSPRTELEKEALQSALGALRSRPDPRTATPTLVDRLGALEKENAQLKDRLSDLNKRLGALETKKDAPAK; this comes from the coding sequence ATGGATGTTCGTCGTGCGTTGGCCGCGGTTGGTGGTTTGCTCGTTGTTCTGGCTGTCTCGTCTGCTCAGCAGGAGCCTGCGGCCAGGGCGGGGAACTACACCGCCGATCGCCCCGTCGACTTCCTTCACATGAAGCTGGAGTATCAGTTCACGACGAAGGACATGCTGGCACGCACGGCCGAGGCGCGGGTTACCTTCACCCTGACACCCATCGCCAATCCTGTAAAGTCCCTACGCCTCAACGCGGTCGACATGCGCATTCTGGATACCCAGGTGGATGGCAAGACCGTGCCGTTCAACTATGACGACAAGGAACTGGAGGTCCCGCTCGCGACGCCTCTCGAAGTGGGCCGCCAAGCCGATGTCACCGTGCATTTTCGAGTGGAGCGTCCCGACCGCGGCCTGCATTTCGTCCTGCCGAATCCGTCTGATCCCACCAAGCAGACTGTCGTCTACACGATGGGCGAAGGGATGGACGCCCGCCACTGGCTACCCGCCCACGACTGGCCCAACGAGCGCTGGACCTCCGACATCTTTGTCACAACCCCCAAGGGGTTCACGGCCGTCGCGTACGGCAAGCTGATCGGATCCGAACCGGCCGGCGACACGGTCACCTGGCATTGGAAGAGTGACGCGCCCACAGATCCGCACATGATCGGCTTTGCCGTCGGCCGCTACGTCAAGCTGGAAGACAACTGGCATGGCAAGCCCGTCCTCGCTTTCGTGCCGGCCGGTAAGGAGGCAGCGGGCCGCTACACCTTCCGCCGGGTGCCGCAAATTCTCGACTTCTACGCAGCCCTGACGGGCATCGATTACCCCTACGACTCGTTTGCTCATGCGGCCGTTACGGACCACCACCATCGAGGTATGGAACATGCCGGATTCTCCATGATTGATCCCGAGATGTTCAGCGCCGGACCCAACGACGATGGTCTGGAGCCGCTGGAGCCGGGCTGGCCGGGCTACACCATCGAGACGAATCTGGTCGCGCACATGTTGGCCCATAGCTGGTTTGGCGGCATCGCCAGCTACCGCAATGCGTCCCAGGGTTGGTTGAACGAGGGTTTTGGCACTTACCTCCATATGGCGTGGGCCGGGCACGCCGACAACGAGGCGGTGTTCGTTTCGCTAATGCGTGGCGCGGCCCAGAGTCTTGCGTTCAGCGATTCCAGCGAGACAGGCCGGCCGATGGTCTGGCGGCAGTTCAATATGCCCATGGAGGTGTTCCAGTACGACGGAGGAAAGATCTACTGGAAGGGCGCGTGGATCGTCCACATGCTGCGCAATCAGCTTGGCGAGAAGGTGTTCTGGGGCGGCGTCAAGGACTATCTGAACGAACACCGCTGGGGCAGCGTGGAGACCGCCGATCTGCGGCGGGCTCTGGAGAAGGCCTCGGGCCGCGACCTGGAGCAGTTCTTCGATCAATGGATCTATGGCAAGGGCATTCCCCGCCTGCAGGCTGCCTACCGTTGGGATCCCGTGAAGAAGGTGGCCACACTCACGCTCCGCCAGACCCAGCGTATCGCGGCCGATGCCCCGGCCTTCAGTCTCCCGGTGGAGCTCTACTTCCACGTAGGCGGCAAGGATGAGTACCGCACGGTGCAGATCGATCGCGACGCACAGGACTATCCGTTTGCGTTCGAGGCAGCCCCCGACGCCTTCGCCGTCGATCCCGGAGGAAAGCTGCTGTGCGCCCTGGCTGGAGAAACGCCACGCGCCATGCTGGAATGGCTCGCCGTCAACGGCCCCACTTCTCTCGCTCGAATCCGTGCGGCCGAGGCGCTGGGCGGCCAGGCGGCCGATTCCTCCATCGCCGCTCTGTCTCAGGTGGTGCTGTCGTCCAACACGCTGTGGCCGGTCCGCCAGGTGGCCGCGAATGCGCTCGGGCGCCTGCAGATGCCCGAGGCGGCAAAGGCACTGCTCGATGCTGAGAAGACCGGCATCGCGGAGCCGAGAGTACTGGGCGCAGTCCTGTCAGCTCTGGCGGCCTATCCCTTCAACGTGCAGGCCCATCAAGTACTCAACCGCTACGCCACGGCTCATGCGGACACCAAGATTCAGGCCATGGCGACGCGCCAACTGGGCCGCATGAAGGCTTCGACCGAACTGGAGAAGGCGAGCCTGACCCTGCTGCTCGCCTCGGCGAAGTCTTCGCCTCGGCCCATGGTGCGGGTGGCCGCTATCCAGTCCCTGGAGCAAGCCGACGCCGTGGCCGCCTACGAGACCATTTCATCGCTGGCCGGCCGGCCCGGCGATCCGAACATTCGTGGCCGCGCGATGGCCGCTTTGGGCGCTCTGGGGCGGGACGAAAAGCTGCGTGACCGCACGTTGACCGCGCTCGCAGGCTGGCTGGACGATCCAGACTTCGCCGTCCGTCCGGCTGCCGCACGGGCGTTGGGCCGCCTGGGTGATCCTCGTGCCTTGGCTCCGCTGAACGCAGCGGCCGGCAGCCCGCGGACGGAACTCGAGAAGGAGGCGCTGCAATCCGCTCTGGGTGCCCTGCGCAGCCGGCCCGACCCGCGTACGGCCACGCCCACCCTCGTCGATCGCCTCGGAGCTCTGGAGAAGGAGAACGCGCAGCTCAAAGACCGGCTCTCCGATCTCAACAAGAGGCTGGGCGCGCTGGAGACGAAGAAGGACGCGCCCGCCAAGTAG
- a CDS encoding aldehyde dehydrogenase has product MTFNRDQLVAEIAEQVLLRLQQPKPAAAPASSKAVAALGDGVLPTVDAAVKAAAEAQLKIAALSLEGRGRIITAIRQLCEQNKQEWARLELEETGLGRLDHKIAKLENVKYVLGVEAMSSQSRSDASGLCIIERAPWGVIGMVLPATHSVPTMASNAINVIASGNTAVFSPHPAAAKVAARALQVFNREIEKLTGIANSLVTMQEPSIRAAEEMFHHPGIALLCVTGGPAVVRAAGKSGKRVIAAGPGNPPVVVDETAQLDEAAKAIIAGASFDNNLLCIGEKEVFVVAQVWDAFIAAMRRAGAVELDVAAVERLTDAAFKWDGEGKGCGHAHLRKELIGKDVSVLAEAAGVKVPAGTPLLFGETSEDHAFVQEEQMMPFLPLVKVKDVNAGIAASVKAEHGYRHTALIHSRNIENVTKMARAMNTTLFVHNAPCTAALGTDGAGYLSFSIATPTGEGVTTPLTFTRERQLTIGGGALRVI; this is encoded by the coding sequence ATGACTTTCAATCGGGATCAACTCGTTGCCGAGATCGCCGAGCAAGTCCTGCTGCGGCTGCAACAGCCAAAGCCGGCGGCCGCACCGGCATCGTCAAAAGCCGTAGCGGCGCTGGGCGACGGCGTATTGCCAACAGTAGATGCGGCCGTCAAAGCCGCGGCCGAAGCGCAGTTGAAGATCGCGGCACTCAGCCTGGAAGGCCGAGGCCGCATCATCACGGCCATCCGGCAATTGTGCGAGCAGAACAAGCAGGAGTGGGCGCGCCTTGAGCTAGAAGAGACCGGCCTGGGCCGGCTGGACCACAAGATCGCGAAGCTCGAGAACGTGAAGTACGTTCTCGGAGTGGAGGCGATGAGCAGCCAGTCGAGGAGCGACGCGTCTGGCCTGTGCATCATCGAACGCGCGCCGTGGGGCGTCATCGGGATGGTGCTGCCGGCGACGCACTCCGTGCCGACCATGGCCAGCAACGCCATCAACGTCATTGCTTCGGGCAATACGGCGGTGTTCAGCCCGCATCCGGCGGCAGCCAAGGTGGCGGCGCGGGCGCTGCAGGTGTTCAATCGCGAGATCGAGAAGCTGACGGGCATCGCCAATTCGCTGGTTACGATGCAGGAACCCAGCATCCGCGCGGCCGAGGAGATGTTCCATCATCCGGGCATCGCGCTGCTGTGCGTCACCGGCGGTCCGGCCGTGGTGCGCGCGGCGGGCAAGTCGGGCAAGCGGGTGATCGCCGCCGGGCCGGGCAATCCGCCGGTGGTGGTGGACGAGACCGCCCAGTTGGACGAAGCGGCGAAGGCGATTATCGCGGGCGCCTCGTTCGACAACAACCTGCTGTGCATCGGCGAAAAGGAAGTGTTCGTCGTGGCGCAGGTGTGGGACGCGTTCATCGCGGCCATGCGGCGCGCGGGCGCGGTGGAACTCGACGTGGCGGCGGTGGAGCGTCTGACCGACGCGGCGTTCAAGTGGGACGGCGAGGGCAAAGGCTGCGGCCACGCGCATCTGCGCAAGGAACTGATCGGCAAGGATGTTTCCGTGTTGGCGGAAGCCGCCGGAGTGAAGGTTCCGGCGGGGACGCCGCTGCTTTTTGGCGAAACGAGTGAGGATCACGCCTTCGTGCAGGAAGAGCAGATGATGCCATTTCTGCCCTTGGTCAAGGTGAAGGACGTGAACGCGGGCATCGCGGCGTCGGTGAAGGCCGAACATGGCTACCGGCACACGGCCCTCATCCACTCCCGGAACATTGAGAATGTGACGAAGATGGCCCGGGCCATGAACACCACGCTGTTTGTGCATAACGCGCCTTGTACGGCGGCTCTGGGTACCGACGGCGCGGGCTATCTCAGCTTCAGCATTGCGACGCCCACTGGTGAGGGCGTGACGACTCCCCTGACCTTCACACGCGAGCGCCAATTGACCATTGGCGGCGGGGCTCTGCGAGTCATTTGA
- a CDS encoding glycosyltransferase family A protein yields the protein MSEAVPRLTVVIPVHNGSAFLQQGLAAMAASGVRPFELIVVDDGSTDDSAAVAERHGARVLRTTKQAGPAHARNLGARSAQGDVLFFLDADVCVHSDTIGLVTDAFSDPSLDALIGSYDDNPAEPDFLSQYKNLMHCFVHHTAQSEACTFWSGCGAIRRDVFFEYSGFDESYNRPAIEDIELGYRLAEAGKRMVLDRNVQVKHLKHWSFWGLLKTDILDRGIPWTELILRDKRMPNDLNIQLSQRVSVALVYVLTLFGMLCSIYWRGYFLTPLFALVFFFLGRYWLDGAAQRSKAVLLAMFGTGLAIVALAWSHHMRAIIPLVVLTFPALLVRHRYELRHGPRATLLKVLTFVYFVVALGIIARYLPRHPLAFPAALILLAVLVLNSQFYIFLAEKRGRWFALAAIPFHLLYHFYNGVSFAVGLARHTWRLAFHRPVVEATSDHGQR from the coding sequence ATGAGTGAAGCAGTCCCACGGTTGACGGTAGTCATCCCGGTGCACAACGGGAGTGCCTTCCTGCAGCAGGGCCTCGCCGCCATGGCCGCTTCGGGCGTGCGTCCATTTGAGCTGATTGTGGTCGACGACGGGTCCACGGACGACTCAGCCGCGGTGGCCGAGCGGCATGGCGCCAGGGTGCTGCGCACGACCAAGCAGGCCGGACCGGCCCATGCCAGGAATCTGGGAGCACGCAGCGCGCAGGGCGATGTCCTTTTCTTTCTCGACGCCGACGTCTGTGTGCACTCCGACACAATCGGGCTGGTGACAGACGCGTTCTCCGACCCGTCGCTGGATGCCCTGATCGGCTCCTACGACGACAATCCCGCCGAACCCGACTTCCTCTCCCAGTACAAGAATCTGATGCACTGCTTCGTCCACCACACGGCGCAGAGCGAGGCGTGCACGTTCTGGAGCGGCTGCGGAGCGATCCGGCGTGACGTGTTCTTCGAGTACAGCGGATTCGACGAGAGCTACAACAGGCCCGCGATCGAGGACATCGAACTGGGGTACCGCCTGGCCGAGGCCGGTAAGCGGATGGTTCTCGACCGAAACGTGCAGGTCAAACACCTGAAGCACTGGAGCTTTTGGGGCCTGCTGAAGACCGACATCCTGGACCGGGGCATCCCCTGGACGGAGTTGATCCTGCGTGACAAGCGCATGCCGAACGATCTCAACATCCAGTTGAGCCAGCGCGTCAGTGTGGCCCTGGTCTACGTGCTGACCTTGTTTGGAATGCTGTGCTCCATCTATTGGCGGGGCTACTTTCTGACTCCGCTGTTCGCCCTCGTTTTCTTCTTCCTGGGTCGATACTGGCTGGACGGAGCCGCTCAGCGTTCCAAGGCCGTGTTGCTCGCGATGTTCGGCACGGGCCTCGCCATTGTGGCCCTGGCCTGGTCGCACCACATGAGAGCCATTATCCCGCTGGTGGTGCTCACCTTCCCGGCCCTGCTGGTGCGACACCGGTACGAGTTGAGACACGGACCGCGCGCGACGCTGCTGAAGGTGCTCACGTTTGTCTATTTCGTTGTCGCACTGGGCATTATCGCCAGGTATCTGCCGCGTCACCCGCTGGCTTTTCCGGCGGCGTTGATCCTGCTGGCCGTGCTCGTGCTGAACTCGCAGTTCTATATATTCCTGGCCGAGAAGCGTGGCCGATGGTTTGCACTCGCGGCCATTCCGTTTCACCTTCTGTATCACTTCTACAACGGAGTCTCATTCGCCGTGGGACTGGCGAGGCACACCTGGCGACTGGCCTTCCACCGGCCTGTCGTGGAAGCCACATCGGACCATGGGCAGCGCTGA
- a CDS encoding BMC domain-containing protein — MEITAAIGMIETKGLVPLVFATDAMLKAATVEFKGWKKVGSGLCTAIVTGDVASVKAAVEAGAAAARPVGEVVSVHVIARPHADVKHVLPK, encoded by the coding sequence ATGGAAATCACAGCAGCCATCGGAATGATCGAAACCAAGGGCCTGGTGCCCCTGGTGTTTGCCACGGACGCCATGCTGAAGGCGGCGACCGTCGAATTCAAGGGTTGGAAGAAAGTGGGCAGCGGCTTGTGCACCGCCATCGTCACGGGCGACGTGGCCTCGGTGAAGGCAGCCGTGGAGGCCGGCGCGGCAGCAGCGCGGCCGGTGGGCGAAGTGGTGAGCGTGCATGTCATCGCGCGGCCGCACGCCGATGTCAAGCACGTACTGCCGAAGTAG
- a CDS encoding BMC domain-containing protein, with protein sequence MRQALGMIETKGLVALFEASDAMLKAANVTFTGWETVGSGLVTAFVEGDVAAVKAATDVGAAAARRVGELSCVQVIPRPHDGLDLFLQQAARKGNGVQADPDGNMAVGLIETRGLVGLIEASDAMCKAASVQLIRSIEIGGGFVTSVVRGDVGSVRAAVDAGAHAARRVGELVASHVIPRPHDGLVEGILR encoded by the coding sequence ATGAGACAAGCGTTGGGGATGATCGAGACCAAAGGCCTGGTTGCCCTCTTTGAGGCTTCGGACGCCATGTTGAAGGCGGCGAACGTCACCTTCACCGGCTGGGAGACAGTGGGCAGCGGCCTTGTGACAGCGTTTGTGGAGGGTGACGTGGCGGCAGTGAAAGCCGCGACGGACGTGGGCGCCGCAGCCGCCAGGCGCGTGGGCGAACTCTCCTGTGTACAAGTGATTCCGCGGCCGCACGACGGCCTGGATCTCTTCCTGCAGCAGGCTGCCCGGAAAGGCAACGGCGTGCAGGCTGACCCGGATGGAAATATGGCGGTCGGCCTCATCGAAACACGCGGCCTGGTGGGTTTGATTGAGGCCTCCGACGCCATGTGCAAGGCCGCGAGCGTGCAGTTGATCCGCAGCATCGAGATTGGCGGAGGTTTTGTGACTTCCGTGGTACGCGGCGACGTGGGCAGTGTGCGGGCGGCGGTGGATGCCGGGGCGCACGCAGCGCGGCGCGTGGGCGAACTGGTCGCCTCGCATGTGATTCCGCGGCCGCACGACGGCCTGGTGGAAGGGATTCTGCGGTAG